In Thermus hydrothermalis, a single genomic region encodes these proteins:
- a CDS encoding YkgJ family cysteine cluster protein, whose amino-acid sequence MTPEEAWHALDLDLADYLAKKGLKPSCRAGCFACCFGLVTLSRLEGEALLPHLTEAQKNRVLREGKRRLALLAQGKDEEDFPSRFFRSRTPCPFLEEGLCGVYPHRPLACRGLLTAGDPALCAPEAKTPKGHFLPTPWRMAHRKMELLWEEEERRYGHVVVGEMVSLLYLLLKGLPQGREEVENRLAALGVLGGRWGFQLIPTAQ is encoded by the coding sequence ATGACCCCAGAGGAAGCCTGGCACGCCCTGGACCTAGACCTCGCCGACTACCTGGCGAAAAAGGGCCTCAAGCCCTCCTGCCGGGCGGGGTGCTTTGCCTGTTGCTTCGGCCTCGTGACCCTTTCCCGCCTCGAGGGCGAAGCCCTCCTCCCCCACCTCACGGAAGCGCAGAAAAACCGGGTCCTGCGGGAAGGGAAGCGGCGCCTCGCCCTCCTGGCCCAGGGAAAGGACGAGGAGGACTTCCCAAGCCGCTTCTTCCGAAGCCGCACCCCCTGCCCCTTCCTGGAGGAGGGGCTTTGCGGGGTCTATCCCCATAGGCCCCTGGCCTGCCGGGGCCTCCTCACCGCCGGCGACCCCGCCCTCTGCGCCCCCGAAGCAAAGACCCCCAAGGGGCACTTCCTCCCCACTCCCTGGCGCATGGCCCACCGCAAAATGGAGCTTCTTTGGGAAGAGGAGGAAAGGCGCTACGGCCACGTGGTGGTGGGGGAGATGGTAAGCCTTCTCTACCTTCTCCTGAAAGGGCTTCCCCAGGGCAGGGAGGAGGTGGAAAACCGCCTAGCGGCCCTGGGGGTCCTGGGGGGAAGGTGGGGGTTCCAGCTAATCCCCACCGCTCAGTAG
- a CDS encoding DinB family protein produces the protein MPAPFLEPLVPGVSPAVSAWIRGLEEVALHLEKWAFDLPEEAFWWRPKEGANPIGGLVRHITGSSLRLGAYALGLPLPEWAKRGREWELQGEAEPKAAVVARFKEAWEVLLTAFKGVKEEALAEEVAVGHLGVRAPRAHVLHHLVEHAQHHAGQVIYARKLL, from the coding sequence ATGCCCGCACCCTTCTTGGAACCCCTGGTGCCCGGGGTCTCCCCGGCCGTGTCCGCTTGGATTAGGGGCTTGGAGGAGGTTGCCTTGCACCTGGAGAAGTGGGCCTTTGACCTCCCGGAGGAGGCCTTCTGGTGGCGGCCCAAGGAGGGGGCCAACCCCATCGGCGGCCTGGTGCGCCACATCACCGGAAGCTCCTTGCGCCTAGGGGCCTACGCCCTAGGCCTTCCCCTCCCCGAGTGGGCCAAGCGGGGCCGGGAGTGGGAGCTTCAGGGGGAGGCGGAGCCAAAAGCGGCGGTGGTGGCCCGTTTTAAGGAAGCCTGGGAGGTCCTCCTCACCGCCTTCAAGGGGGTCAAGGAGGAGGCCCTGGCCGAGGAGGTCGCCGTGGGCCACCTGGGGGTGAGGGCCCCCAGGGCCCATGTCCTCCACCACCTGGTGGAGCACGCCCAGCACCACGCCGGCCAGGTCATCTACGCCCGCAAGCTCCTCTAG
- a CDS encoding DUF4900 domain-containing protein, with protein sequence MRQRGIALVIALATVLVVSGIGTLLFLRTLGEIRHSGQDQGIVQTLMLARGAANTGGTFLSTTARDRLSAIVRSTASTTDCWAYGGSSNCQTGSNPDPVAVAQALAQVALQFQTQVDGYLCPGGTPRNLAPSGLNATVTLRVHFTASACGQSLPPNTRLPEGRFVEGAPRGVGSGASQTYALPFVMVAEAGLGPYRRNIVLQGEYRFVVGRASFARWALFTHIHTLPNGTDVWFTDRTLFDGPVHTNNHFRFYRQPWFGGEVTSAGCTNPGDSGCSGQTRPGAYFYGVNGGNLVRASDMQPSANAPSYRNTYGTHAPQFAAGVDWNAPFIPLPQNNQDQRSAAQSAGLYFQRTITSLELRRVCVNEATGLEVPCSLPLPVGVTKYQYITVTYCQNNNCNQTKTEKYRYGEDRKLYQEVAQGQTTTWQAVQRNGSDVYFNGVIFSDGAIQSLRGPQRTSPNDPSTAGPALAEFAQITVAATGTIQITGDLKYETPPCSGVPTRNVDGTVTPATCDNLNARNVLGVYSQDGDVLIDKDAPRNLHIHGSLMSAKGVVAVENYNSISEKGNVYLIGGIIQKYYGAFGTFNAQTGQNSTGYGRAFTYDRRFLQGVAPPFFPTTGQDQVTGVAVFSYGQREQVY encoded by the coding sequence ATGCGGCAAAGAGGCATCGCTTTGGTTATCGCCCTGGCTACCGTTTTGGTGGTTTCGGGAATAGGCACCTTGCTTTTCCTGCGTACCTTGGGCGAGATTCGCCATAGCGGCCAGGATCAAGGGATCGTCCAGACCCTGATGCTAGCCCGGGGTGCTGCGAACACAGGGGGAACCTTCTTAAGCACCACGGCCCGGGACCGTTTGAGCGCCATTGTGCGGAGCACCGCCAGCACCACGGACTGCTGGGCCTATGGGGGGAGCAGCAACTGTCAAACGGGCTCCAATCCCGATCCCGTGGCCGTGGCCCAGGCCTTAGCGCAGGTGGCCTTGCAGTTCCAAACGCAGGTGGATGGCTACCTGTGTCCTGGGGGGACGCCGCGGAACCTGGCTCCTTCCGGTCTGAACGCCACGGTGACCCTAAGGGTCCACTTCACCGCAAGCGCCTGTGGGCAAAGCCTTCCGCCCAATACCCGCCTCCCCGAGGGGCGTTTTGTAGAGGGGGCCCCGCGGGGTGTAGGGAGCGGGGCATCCCAGACCTATGCCCTTCCCTTCGTCATGGTGGCGGAGGCGGGGCTTGGGCCTTACCGCCGCAACATCGTCTTGCAGGGGGAGTACCGGTTTGTTGTGGGGCGGGCAAGTTTTGCTAGGTGGGCGCTTTTTACCCACATCCATACCCTGCCAAACGGCACGGACGTGTGGTTTACGGACCGTACGCTTTTTGATGGCCCTGTCCACACCAACAATCACTTCCGCTTCTACCGCCAGCCTTGGTTTGGGGGTGAGGTGACGAGCGCAGGGTGCACCAACCCGGGGGATAGTGGTTGCAGCGGCCAGACCAGGCCTGGGGCCTATTTCTATGGCGTTAACGGAGGGAACCTCGTGCGTGCAAGCGATATGCAACCCTCCGCTAACGCCCCTTCCTACCGGAACACCTACGGCACCCACGCTCCCCAGTTTGCGGCGGGGGTGGACTGGAACGCTCCCTTTATTCCCTTGCCCCAGAACAACCAGGACCAGAGGAGCGCGGCGCAAAGCGCTGGTCTGTACTTCCAGCGCACCATTACCAGCCTGGAGCTCAGGCGGGTGTGTGTGAACGAGGCCACCGGCCTCGAGGTGCCTTGCAGCCTGCCTCTCCCCGTGGGGGTGACCAAGTACCAGTACATTACCGTGACCTATTGTCAGAATAACAACTGCAATCAGACCAAAACGGAAAAGTACCGCTACGGGGAGGACCGGAAGCTTTACCAGGAGGTTGCCCAGGGCCAGACGACCACCTGGCAGGCCGTGCAACGGAACGGAAGCGACGTGTACTTCAACGGGGTGATCTTTAGCGATGGGGCGATCCAGAGCCTGCGGGGTCCCCAGAGGACTAGCCCCAACGATCCGAGCACGGCAGGCCCTGCCCTTGCGGAGTTTGCCCAGATCACCGTGGCGGCCACGGGCACCATTCAGATTACCGGCGACCTCAAGTACGAAACCCCCCCTTGCTCCGGGGTGCCTACCCGGAACGTGGACGGCACGGTAACCCCTGCTACCTGCGACAACCTCAACGCGCGGAATGTCCTTGGCGTCTACAGCCAGGATGGTGATGTACTCATAGACAAAGATGCCCCTCGCAACCTACACATCCACGGTTCTCTCATGAGCGCCAAGGGGGTGGTGGCGGTGGAGAACTATAACTCCATCTCGGAAAAGGGGAACGTTTACCTTATTGGGGGCATCATCCAAAAGTACTACGGAGCTTTCGGAACCTTTAATGCACAGACCGGTCAGAATTCCACGGGCTACGGACGGGCTTTCACCTACGACCGCCGTTTCCTTCAGGGCGTGGCCCCGCCCTTCTTCCCCACCACGGGGCAGGACCAGGTGACGGGGGTAGCGGTCTTTAGCTACGGGCAGCGGGAACAGGTCTACTGA